The segment CTCAGCTTCAGCTCACCTCTCTCTACTATGCCCAGGAGATGAGGAAGCAGCCAAACCCGCAGCATGATGCAAATACGGCAGGGCTTCTTGACGAGCTTCTGGCAGATTTCAAAAAGGGCAAATTTATTATGGCAGTGCAGAAGGAGGAGAAGGGCGTTCCGCTGGCAAAGATGAAGGACGGAAACCTGTATCAGCCGGTTTTTACGGATGCACTGGAATTCCAGAAATTCAACAGGGAAAACAAATTCCGCCCGATTGCCGTTCCGGCCGAGAAGCTGGCTTCACTTCTGGTTCCGGATGCCAAGGGCGTTGTGCTGAATATTATGAGTATTAACCTGCCGTTTACCATTAACAGAACGCCGGCAGGAGCAGGACCAAAGGCTTCTGAGGGACAGGTGGAGGCAGGTCAGGTGGAGACTGCCCCGACAGAGGGAGAAGAGCCCACAATGGCATAGAGGAATTTCTGAGCCCGGATGAAAGGACGCAGGCGGAATATTATTCCGCCTGCTTTTTCTTGCGCCAAAAAGCCCGCCTGCTGGCTGTGAGCGCGGCATTTTTTAACACATCTTCAGGCACATTTCTTTGTGCTGCAGACCTGCTGGATGCAGAGTAGATCCGTATATCGCGGGCCTGTTTGCGAAGGAGGAGGCCAGAGGAAGGAGAACCGGGAGAAAATCTCTGTGCAGGGCAGAGAACAGGAAAAAAGGCTTTCTCTCCGTATGTGCAGGGACAATCGAAAGGCATGGCTGTTTTGCCGCTGAAAAGGATTTTCAGAAGAAAGGGATCCTGTCTCTCCGGACATGGGAGAGGCAGAAAGGCTGATGACATGGGGCAGACAGAAAACAGAGGAATGTAAAAAATAGATCAGGGATTGTATAGAAAATAAAAAATGTAAGTGTTGTTCTTATAAAATGTAAAACGAAGATAAAAAGATAGTTAAAAAACAAGATTTCTCTTGAATTTTTAGAATTTTAAGGTAGAATTAGCTTTGTTTGGAGAAAAATTTAAAAACAAAGCAGAGAAGGAACGGAAGACAGGCTGAAAGCAAACGGAAGCCAAACATGCGGCTGAACATTCGGCCTGACGGATCCGCTGATTCCTCAGTATGGAAATTTTAAAAATTCACAGGAGAACAGAGATGAGAAACTACAAATTACTTACGCCAGGTCCTCTCACCACTACGGACACGGTAAAACAGGTGATGATGTTTGATCACTGTACATGGGATGACGATTATAAGCAGATCACTCAGAAAATTCGCAGAGAGCTTCTGGAACTGGCTCATGTCACCGAGGAAGAGTATACGGCAGTGCTGATGCAGGGTTCAGGAACCTTTGGAGTGGAGAGCGTACTCAGCAGCGTAGTGCCGCAGGATGGAACAGTGCTTTTGCTGAGCAACGGCGCTTACGGTGAGAGAGCCGCTAAAATATGCGAATATCACCATATTTCCTGTATTCACATAACGCAGGCTTACGACAAGACACCAGATGCAGGAAAAGCAGAGGAGGCCTTAAAGAACCACCCTGAAATTACCCATGTGATGATGATTCACAGTGAGACCACCAGCGGAATTTTGAATGATATTGCGACCATCGGCGGGCTGGCTCATACTTATGGAAAGGTCTTTATTGTGGATGCGATGTCCAGCTTTGCAGGTGTTGACATTCCGGTTCGGGACTGGCACATTGATTTTCTCGTAAGCTCCGCCAATAAGTGTATCCAGGGAGTTCCGGGATTTTCCTTTATTATCGCCAACAGAAAATTGCTGATGGAGTCTAAGGGGTGCGCGAGAAGCCTTTCTCTTGACCTCTACGATCAGTGGGCAGGCATGGAACAGGACGGAAAATGGCGCTACACATCCCCGACCCACGTAGTTCTCGCCTTTGATCAGGCCATAAAGGAGCTTAAAAACGAGGGAGGCATCGAGGCAAGGCATGCCCGCTACCAGAAAAATATGGATACCCTTGTGGAAAACTTTGAAAAGCTGGGCTTTAAGCTCTATGTGGACAAGGCATGGCAGGGGCCGATTATTGCCACCTTCCTGTACCCGGAGGGAAGAAAATTCGACTTCCAGGATATGTACCACTACATCAAGGAGAGGGGATATGCAATCTATCCCGGAAAACTGACGGATGCAGATACCTTCCGGATTGGCGTGATCGGGGAGATCTATGAGGAGGATATCCAGAAGCTGACAGAGATCATGCAGGAGTACATGGAGAAGACTGAACAGCAGTAAAACCATAGGAAAACAAAAGCTACCACGGAAACGGCAGCAGGTCTGCCGGCTGTCCCAGGACAGCAGGATGGGCGGCTGAACGGAAATGAACAGGAAATTTGAGGAAGAAAAGGCAGAGAAAATAATATCTGCCGGGAGGACAGGAATGAAAATAGAGGGTGTTATTTTTGACTGGGCCGGCACGACAGTAGACTATGGATGCTTTGCACCGGTCAGGGCATTTATGGAGATTTTCAGGGAATATGGGATTGATGCGACCATGGAAGAGACCAGGAAGCCCATGGGGATGCTGAAATGGGATCACATTAAAACCATGCTGTCTATGGACCGGATTCACAGTGAGTGGGTGAAGGTTCACGGACGGGAGTGGACGGACCGGGATGTGGACGAGATGCACGAGAAATTTTCGGAGAAACTGCTGGGGATTCTCCACGGATATGCAGAAGTAAAGCCTTATGTTCTGGAAGCAGTACGACAGCTGAGAGACAGGGGAATAAAAATCGGATCCACAACGGGATATACGGATCAGATGATGGAGATTGTAGTTCCAAAGGCAGCAGAAAACGGATATGAGCCGGATTTCTGGATCTCCCCGAACAGCGTGGGCAATATGGGGCGTCCTTATCCGTATATGATCTTTGAAAACATGAGACAGCTTGGACTTAGGAATGTGCATACCGTTATGAAGGTGGGAGATACCATTTCAGATATTCAGGAGGGAGTAAATGCAGGCGTGATCTCTGTGGGAGTCTTGGAGGGAAGTTCCGAGATGGGACTGACGGAACAGGAGTACGAGGCCCTTTCTGAAGCTGGCAAAAAAGCGGCTAAGGAGAGGCTGACCCAGAGCTACCGGGAGGCAGGGGCAGACTATGTCATTGACCATATGGGCTGCCTGTGCGATCTCATCGACGAGATTGAGGGACAGTCTGTCTAAAGAAGATACAAGAACATTTCGGAACAGGCGGACAGAGTTTTTGAAACAGCGTCTGGACTTCAAATGAAATTTTGGCAATTTTTTGATAAGATTTGTTAAATTTTGATTGACAGAAGAGTCCTCCTGTGATATGATATATCTCGGCTCAGGGAGCCGGGAAGTGCTGTTGTAGCTCAGTAGGTAGAGCGTCGCATTGGTAGTGCGGAGGTCACGGGTTCGATTCCCGTCAGCAGCTTTTTTCTTTTGCCCTTGTAAATACTGGATTTTTCCTGTATTTACAAGGGTTTTTGCGTATCTGGCGAAATCGTATGAAAACCTCTCTGTTTCGCAGCGCGCCGCAGGCTGTCGGTCCCTCCTGCAGCGTTGAGGATACTGTCACAGGAGCGCTCTGCTCGGCATCTCAATATACTAAGGAAAAAAGAGAGGAAAAGCAGATGGATGTTACAACCTTGATGCAGTATATATCCTATGGACTGATCGCGATCGGCGTGATGGCCTTTTTAGTATCGGCAATCACCCAGGTAATTAAGAGCTGGCCGGGACTTTCCAAGCTGCCCACCTCGGCGGTGGTGCTTGTTCTGAGCCTGATTCTCTGTCCGGCAGTTCTGGTGGCGGCCATGGCTTGGCTGGACCAGCCTATTCAGTGGTATATGATATTTGCCAGTATTCTGGCAGCGTTTATCGTGGCCCTGGTATCTATGGATGGATGGGAGCGGCTGAAGGAGATCTGGGAGAGAACAGGCTATAAGGATAAAAAATAGGGAGCCCGTGAAAAAATAGGGACCTGCGAAGCAGAAAAGCTCCGGTGCAGAAACCGGAGCTTTTGTAAAGCATCTGGTAAGTGTTATCAGAATTTCTGGAAGTTTTCTACGTCCAGCACGAATACAGTAGCGCCTCCGACTTTCATGTTCATGGGAACTGTCATATTGACAGTTGGGCAGCAGTTTCCGGCCATGGTTGGTGGAGTGTATACAAGCTGCTCTCTCTGACCGGACATTTTTTTGATAATGGAAATGGCCTCGTCAACTCTGGCGTTGTCCACACCCAGCATCAGAGTGGTACTTTTCTTTTTCAAAAAACCGCCCATGGTGGAGAGTTTTGTAACGAAGAACGAGTTCTGGTTCAGCTCATAGACCAAATCGTCGGCATCTTCACTTCCGATAATCGCAATAATCATTTTCATATGCAGCACCTCCTGTTCATTACATTTTATTATTTTACCATTAAATCAAGAATATTGATATAAAAAACGAATAAAAATTTCATTTTTTTGTAAAAGTCTTTGAAAAGGAGTCAAAAATAGGAATTTTAGGACTGAAATCCGCATGATGTCTTTTGCATAAAGACATTTGATAACTATTCTTTATAGGAGAGATAACAAACAGATATGGATAAATACAGAGGGAGAATAGATTTTTTGCTGTCAGTCTGGTATGATGGAGCTGTTTGTGTCTGAAAGACAGGAGGACATAAGAGAAAAAGTTTTACATCAGGAGGAGAGCAGTATGAATCAGAACAGAAGCCAGTGGGCCAGCAATCTGGGCTTTATCCTGGCAGCGGCCGGCTCGGCCATAGGGCTGGGAAATATCTGGAAGTTTCCGGGAAAGGTGGGAGCTTACGGAGGCGGCGCCTTTATACTGTGCTATATTGCCATGGTAGCCCTGATAGGGTTTCCGGTTATGCTGGCTGAGCTGTCAATGGGAAGGGCGACACAGAAAAATGTGGTGGGAGCGTTTCACCAGTTAAACAGAAAATGGACGTTTGCAGGCGGAATCGGAATGGTGACGCTGTTTGTGATCCTTTCCTACTATGCAGTAGTAGGCGGATGGGTTATGAAGTATATTTTTGTTTATTTAATGGGAGCAGGCTTTGAAGAGGGGGCAGATGCCTATCAGACGTATTTTGTCAATTTCATCGAGAAGCCGGTGGAACCGCTCATATGGGGACTGCTGTTTCTTGTGATATGCATCTATGTGGTAGTCAGAGGTGTGTCGGCTGGAATAGAGAGGATGAGCAAAATCCTGATGCCGGTATTGTTTCTGATTTTAATTGCCTGCGTTGTGAGGGCTGTGACGCTTCCGGGCGCAGCGGATGGAGTTGCCTTTATGCTGACGGTCAACCCGGAGGATTTTAACAGGGATACTCTGGTCGGAGCCCTCGGACAGGCCTTTTTTTCACTGTCAGTGGGAATGGGGATTATGGTTACTTACGGTTCCTATGTGCCGAAGAAGGAAAATCTGGTTAAGAGTGCAGCCTGGATCTGTTTTCTGGATACCATGGTGGCAATCCTGTCAGCTTTTGCCATTATCCCAGTGGTATTTGTGACCCTGGGCGCAGAGGGACTTGGAATGGGCGGAGGCTTCGCTTTCATGGCGCTTCCGGAGGTGTTTGCGGGCTTCCCCGGCGGCGTTCTGTTTGGTCTGGCATTCTTCATCCTTCTGTTTCTGGCCGCTCTCACCAGTGCCATCAGCATTCTGGAAAGCTGCTGCGCTTTTATCACAGAAGAGTGGAAGGTCTCCAGGCTGAAGGCTGCCGTGGTTTGACTTTGCAGACGGACTGCAGATGCTGCCCATGAATGCGGTGATGGAGAAATTTACCGATAATCTGATGATTCCTGTGGGAGCCTTTTTCTTCTGTATTTTTACCGGATGGGTCTGGGGAATCGGAAAAGCAGAAGCAGAGATTGAGGCGGAGGGAAGCTGCCGGTTTGGCCTGAAAAGGCTTTGGGGCGCGATTGTAAAGTTTGTGGCTCCGGCCTTTATTCTTGTGATCTTGTATTTCACAGTGGGAAAAGGTCAGGGACTGTCATAGGAAATTCTCTGGAAGAGAAATCGGCAGAAGGAGTATCCGGCTGAGGAAAAGCCAGACAGAGAAAGAGCTGAAACGAAGCAGAAAATAAGAAAAAATGGAAGAGCGAAACCGGAATCATCAGGCATCGGTCTTCTGGCAGGAGGTAGAGCTTATGGTAGGAAAAAAGATTAAAAACATTGTGTTTGATATGGGAAAGGTGCTGCTGGACTATGATCCTCTTGGAGTGGCCAGACATTTCATGGCTGACCCTCAGGAGACAGAGCTGCTCAGAAAAAATGTGTTTGAATCGGAAGAGTGGCTTTTGCTGGACCGCGGCGCTATTTCAGAGGAAGAGGCTGTGGAGAGGATGAAAGGGCGCATGCCGGATGAACATATGAGAGATATGGCAGAACAGTGCATGGCACATTGGCACCAGTACAATATCAGCCCCAAGCCTGGAATGGAGGAGGTTGTCCGGGATCTGAAGAAAAAAGGTTACAGGACGTATATCTGCTCCAATATATCCCTTCGGTTTCGCGAATTTCGAAACGAGGTTCCCGGTATCGGGCTGATGGACGGCGTTCTCATTTCTGCCGAGGAGCATTGTCTGAAGCCAGAGAGGGAGATCTATGAAAGGCTGTTTGAAAAATTCGGGATACGGCCTGAGGAATCCTTCTTCATTGACGACCTGGAAGAAAATATTAGAGGTGCAGAAGCCTGCGGCATGGATGGATACTGCTATGCAGACGGGAATGTGGAAAGGCTGAGAGAACAGCTGGGAATATAAGAGAGAAAAATGGGGAAGCGGACAGCCAGTGGCTCCGGTTCCCCATTTTTAAACCTGTGTTTTCTTTCTTCCTTCTCTTCCGGAGAGATCCGTCTGCTAAAAGGACAGAACTCTGGCATGCAGCAGAGCGGCATCCTCAGGAGTGTGGGTGGACAGAAGGAGAGGTCGGCTGTTTCTGTATTTTTCGATAAAGCGGATAACCTGATGCTTGGTGTCCCCGTCAAGGCCGGAAAAGGGTTCGTCCATGATAAGGGCATCACAGTCGGAGAGCAGGGCGCGGGCCGCCGCCAGACGCCGCTTCATGCCTCCGCTCAGGGTGTGGGCAGGGCGGCCGAGACACTCAGCTGGAAGAATCTCACAGAGTGCAGAAGCAATCTGCTTTTTTTGTTCTGCCTTCGGGCCCGGAGCCATGACAAGACGTACATTTTCAATGGGGGAGAGGTGCTCGATGAGGCGGTTTTCCTGGAAGACGGCTCCCAGCCGCGCCGGCACAGAGATTCTTCCGCTGTCTGCCTCTTCAAGTCCCATGAGGATGCGAAACAGGGTGGTTTTGCCGGAGCCCGAGGGCCCCATCAGGCAGCAGATCTCCCCGACCTCCACAAAAAAAGAGAGATCGGAAAGCACAGAAAGCTCTCCGTAGGATTTAAAAAGCCCGCTTACAGAAATACAGTTTTCGCGCTGAGAGGCGTTTTCAGAATCGGCAGAGCCCTCACTGAATGGGAGCTGCCCGGGTAAGAGTTGCTTCACTGACATAAAATTTCCTGCTTTCCTAAAAGATATATGGTTTCTCAAGGCCTGTTCTCCCAGCCTATTTTCCCTGCATTTTCAGCAGACAGTTCATCAGCAGCAGAAACAGTCTTTCCAGGAGGGCTGTAACTGCGATGATGACAAGGGTCCACGCAAAGAGGTTCGCTGTCTCAAGGTATATTTTTGAGGTGTAGAGCTGCTCTCCGATGGAGAAGCTGGGGAGGCCGATTACCTCGGCGGCTACCCCGGATTTGATCCCCATGCCCAGGGCAAAACGGCAGCTTCCGGCCAGATAGGGAAGAAGGGCAGGAAGATAGATAGCGCGAAACTTCCTGAGGCCGGAAATGCGGAACACACAGGCCATTTCCAGAAGCTGCGCATCTGCCCCCGATAGGCCGGAGAGGGTGGACTCGTAAATCATGGGAAATACCACCATAAAGGAGATAAACACAGAAAGATTTTCCGAGCCAATCCAGATGAGAGCCAGAATGACAAAGGAGGCTACGGGGATGGATTTCATGAGCAGGACTGCAGGGGCCAGGAATTCCTTCAGGACAGGCAGGAAAAAAGAGGCGGTGCCGGCAATGGCAGCCAGAAAAAAAGCCAGCAGAAAGCCTGCCGTAATCCGGAGAACGGAAAAGCTCAAAGAGAGCCAGAATTCTTCCGTGGGAAGCTGGAGGAAAAGCGCCCGCACCACATCAAGAGGCCCTACAAATATGATGGAATTTTCTATAAGGACCGCGGCTGCCTGCCACAGCGAGATCCAGAATAAGATGACAGCGGCACGGCGAAGTCTGGGCCTTCCCGTTTCGCTGCGGCCAGAAAAAGTCACCGCGTTCACCTCCCGCTTACTGGGCCAGATAGTAGAAATCATCGCCTGGAAGCGCGCCGCCTACAGATTTTGGATCCTGCTCAAAGAGAACCTCCAGATAACCGGACAGGGCGGATTTCATCTCCTCGCCCTCAATATACACAATACTGCAGTAGGGAAGGGCTTTTTTGGCCACAGGCTCTTTCTCGATGATACCCTCCTTGACGACGAGGGCTGCCGTTTCATCAGGCTCCGACAAAGCCAGTGCGGCAGATTCCTCGTGGGCATCCAGAAATTCTGCGACAGCCTCCGAGTTTGTCTCAATCAGACTGTCGCTCACCACAGTGACCCCTGTCACCAGCCGGCTGCCGCCCTCACCCTGGACCTTATCCCACTCTGAGGTCATGTCAAAGACGAGCCTCAGAGCCTCGTTCTGGCTCATGGCAACCGTGGCAAACGGCTGAGGAAGAAGGCCGACGGCGTCTGGATTTTCACTGAGGAGGGAGGCGATTTCGGTAGCCTCTGACTTGTATTCCAGCTTTACGTCGCCGGCATCAAAACCATTGGCAGCAGCCTGCTCTCTTAAGAGATACTGGAGAACATAGTCCGGGGTAGTTCCCTTTCCTGTAAGATAGACAGTCTTTCCGGCCAGATCAGCCCAGGAGGTGATAGAAGGATCGCCGGAAACCAGGTACAGGACGCCCAGGGTGTTGATATCAATAACCTGGATTTTGCCCTCCGTTTTATTGTAGAGAACACTGGCCGCGTTAGCCGGCAGCAGGGCAATGTCCAGCTCTCCGGATACCATGGAAGCCAAAAGCTCGTCAGCCGCGGCTGCCATAGTAAAGTCATAGGTTTCCGAAAGGCTCTCATCATTCATCATGTGGACAAGTCCCATGGAAGTCGGGCCTTTCAGGGAACCGACACGGATCAGGTCGCGGCTCTGTGAGACTTCCGTTTCCTGACTCTGTTCAGAGGAAGCCTCACTTACACTCTCAGCCTCTGTCTGGCCTGTGGTCTCTGAGACATTCCGGGAGCCTGATGCAGAGCAGCCGGCCAGAGCCGCCGTCATGGCCAGAGCCGCAGAGACGGAGACGAAACGTCTGGCAGCCCTGTTGCCTCCCCTGGAGTTGTCCGTAGTTAAATAATGAAGAAATCTTCTGCTTTTCATTTAATTTTCCTCTTTCTCTCATAAAGCCATAAATTAATAGAGTTATAATTATGAATTTTCGTTATCGGGCACAGCTAAAGGCAGCCTGTGCTGACTGTAAGTATACAGGAAATCGGAATAAATATCAATATTTCAGCCTGTCAGACACTGCAGGTTCTGAAAAAGCTGCGGTGGAAACTTGATTCTGCTCCCGAGGCTTCTGAAAAGCCGGGAAAAGCAGAGAAGAGTGGGTAAAGGACTGGAAAGACAGAAAAACACAACACAAGAGAAAGGTCAGAGCAGTCCAAAGTCAGAGGAAAATGTAGTTGACAGGGCAAGAGAAGAAAAATATAATTAACAATGTTAATTAAATGGCCTGGCGGAAATTGCCTTTCGTGAAGAGCAGAGACAGCAGTTTGCATCTTCAGATAAATCAGTCGGCAGTCGGCAGACAGAAAAGGGATTTATCCCGTTAATTAGAAAAACAGATTCCAGGAGGGAAGATTATGAAGGACGCAGGAGAACGCAATGTGGAAAGTCCGGATGGCCGCAGCGCTTCACCGGATTGGCGGGTGATGTGGAAATGGATGCAGCAGATTCACTGCTTTTCCAGAAATATGACAAAACAGCAGCAGAACAGGGAGTTAACGATGGGGGAGATGGAAGTACTTGCAGTGGTGAGTCTGGAGAGTGAGACAACACCTATGAGACTCAGCAGGGCAACTGGTATGAAGCTTGAAGCAGTCAGCCGAACGCTTCGCTCTCTGGAGGCGAAGGGGTGTATCAGGAGAAAAAAACTTCTGTCTGATGCCAGAAGTGTCCTGATTACTCTCACAGAGAGGGGGGAAGAGCTTCTGAAGAAGGACTGCGGTTTGTTTTTGGGACCTTTGTACCGACTTGAAAGAGAGATGGGGGAGAAAACCAGAGAGCTGCTGGCCCTGATTGAACAAGCCAACTGGCTTCTTTCGAAGGCAGAACAGGAAAGGGAGAAAAAACAGGCAGAAAGCAGTGAGAAGGGGGAGGAAAATGAGGTTTTATGATGCACTTCAGCTGGATCCGGCAGTACTGAAAGACAGGATTAAAAAAGCGCCTGACGGCAGGGAACGGCTCTGGTTTATGACCGCTCTTCTCGTGCGGGACGTGCTGCTTGTTGCCTTTGCTATTGTCTTTATTTTGTTTCTCACATCAGTGTTTGGACAGGAAAACAGCTCCATGGCTGTCATAATTTTCTGCATCCTGCTCAGCATTCGCTTTGTCAGTTTCGGATACAAGGCAAAGCATTCCGTGATCAATCTGGCAGCAGTCTTTGGAATTTTGACGGTCTCTCCGGTGTATGCCCAGCACCTAGGCCCTCTGGCAGGCTTTGCAGTTCATTTTATATCCCTTTCCCTGATTCTTGTGATTACGTGTGAATACCCTGAGATGGGGAACGGAGGACTTTATCTGTTTGGATATATCTTTCTGGCCGGAAATCCAGTCGAGGGCTCTGCTCTTGCCGGCCGTGCCATGATGGCACTTGTCGGTTTTGGATTATGCGGGGCGCTCTTGTTCTTCAGGCACCGTAAGAAGCATAAAAATGTATCATTTCTGCATGTCGTCGGCCGCATGAGCATTTACGATCCAAAATGTCAGTGGCAGCTTCGGCTGGCTCTTGGATTAAGTCTTTTGTTTCTGTTGAACAGAGCCCTGAATTTGAACAGATTTATGTGGGCAGGCTTTGCCTGCTCCTCCCTCCTTTCTTCTTATCCGGTCAATCTGAGGGGGAGACTGGCGGAAAGAGCAGGAGGAATTGTTCTGGGCTCCCTGCTGTTTGCTGCTGTTTACCGGCACATTCCGGAGTCTTTTTTGTTCATGGTAGGCCCTGCAGCCGGACTGTGCCTGGGGATTTGTTCCAGCTATTTTGCCAAGACTGTCTTAAATTGCTTTGGAGCTTTGCTTATGGCAGCCGGTACCTATGGCCTTTCAGCGGCGGTATCTGTCCGCATTGTAAACAATTTGTTGGGGATTGCCTTTGGCCTGCTGTTTTTCAAGGTGTATGAAAAGGCAGTCCGGGCAGTCTGCGCCCTGCTGGAACGCCTGAAAAAAAGAGAAGCTGACAGCATGCAGAGAGAAAATCAGGGACCGGCCGGGGAGGCCGGGTAAGAAGCTTTCTTCCCTGCCTCCCCCATTTTGTCAGAATTCTGATGATTTGGAACAGCCCTATGACGGCAGACGGTTCTTATCCTCTCCTGTCCGAAGTGAGAAGGGTCTGGATGGTATCTGGTGAAGGATTCCAGTTAAAGACATAGAGAGTGTGAATGCGCCCGGAGGTTATGCGCAGGGTGGAAGAGATAAGGGTATTTCCCGGGCGTTCAGAGCGGGAAATCCGAAGCGGATAGCTGCCGGAATTCAGGCTGCTGAAGGAAGTGGGCTGACCGAAGGAGACGGACTGGAAGGTAAGATTGCCCACGGATACGTTGAGATTTCCGCTGTACCAGGCCAGATTGCAGACTCGCAGGCATCCGCCGGGGAATGAAGCCGGGCAGGACGGATCCGGAATTGAGAGGATGTTAAGGCCGGCCGGTCCGTTTGTGAACGCAATCGTGGCCATTCCGCTGTCAATATAGATAGACTTTGAAGTGCTTATGTTCTGGGCTTCATCGACAGCCAGGAAGGTGTGGTAGCCGCGGGATATGCGTCTGTAGCCCGTCAGCTGAGCAAAATCCAGAGCAGTAGCGGCAAGCATCCCATCGATGTAAATGCGCAGAGAGTTGTAGCCCACAGCAGTATTCAGAAGGCGGATGGCTCCAGCTATCCAGGGATCCCCCCCACAGAACAGACAGGGATAGATGGGAATCTGACCTGTGGACGGGATGCTGGGAACAGTAGGGGTAGAGGGAATGGATGGTGTAGAAGGATACACTGGTGTCGAGGGTATGCTGGGCGTAGAAGGTGTCGAGGGTATGCTGGGCGTAGAAGGCGTAGATGGAGTCGAAGGTGTGGTGGGCTCTTCCGGTGTGACGGAGAAGCCAGGATCGATCTCTTCGTCAAACGGCGGAATGGACGAGCCGCCTGGCATAGAGAAGTCGGGATCGACTTCTTCCATTTCCTGAACTTTTAAGGATAAAGAATAGGGAACTTCTTTCATGGACAGAATCCTCCGATGATTTCTTATGTAACAGAATATTCACCGGAAGACCGAAAGGTGACGGGAGGGGGCAAAAAAAGAAAAACAGTAAGGAAACGTTTAAACAGGGGAACCGGCTGGGGGGAGAAAGCAGAAAAAACTGCCGGGCGGAGCGCTGCAGCTCCAGCCGGCAGTGGATCAGATCCTGTCAGATTTTTTTATCAGATGCGTTTCCCCTGTCCTGGCGGCTGTTCGTGTTTTCCTCCATCCGAAACAGCCGGATTACTCCGTTTTCATTGAGATAGCGCAGCAGGGACAGACAGATAGGGAAACCGAACAGGCCCAGAACACCGAAAAGCTGCGCGCCTACAAACATGCTGGACAGGGTGACAACCGGGTGAAGCCCAATCTGGGCGCCGACGATTTTTGGCTCGATGATATTTCTGACTACCGTGACAAAGAGGTAGACAAGAAGCAGGGCCAGAGCCATGGAAAAATTCATCTTGAGCGCCTCCAGAACGATCCAGGGGATCATAACGCCTCCGGTTCCCAGAACCGGAAGAATATCGAAGATAGCGATCAGGAAGGCGATGAAAATGGAATTTTCCACTCCCACCACAGTCAGCCCGATAGAGAGCTCCAGAAAGGTAATGCTCATAATCAGAGCATAGGAGCGGATACAGACAAACAGCGTTCCCACCACATATTCCTTAATGAGCAAAAATATCTCCCGCCTTTTCTCATCCAGCTGAAGCAGACAGAAACCGGTCAGCCGATCGTAGTCTGCAGAAATAAAAAAGGTGGAAATAATTAACAGCAAAAGGCTGATAAAAATTCCCGGCAGGGAGGAGGCCACACCGGACACATAGCCCATGGCAAGTCTGGAAAGGCTTGAAACCATCTGTCCGAGAGACTGGGAAAACTGAGTCATCAACTCCTCGAGGGCCGTTAAGAGCGCAGGATCCATGTGGAGAAAGGACTGTTCAATTCCGCTGTAGATATCGCTTAAAATCGGCTCCACATGGGCGGCGTAAAGGGCAGGAAGATTAAACAGAAAACCTTTTACAGCCGAAAATGCCTTGACGCTCATGAGAAAGATCAAAAGGCCGACCGTGCAGTAAAAAACCAGCACAGTGAGGACTGCCGCAGCCTTCTTTTTCATCCGCAGCCGCTTGGACAGAAAGCAGACCGGAGTGCGGAGAAGATAGGCGATGACAAACCCTGCCGCAAACGGAGCGACCATGGGAAGG is part of the Clostridium sp. M62/1 genome and harbors:
- a CDS encoding DUF4397 domain-containing protein; the encoded protein is MKEVPYSLSLKVQEMEEVDPDFSMPGGSSIPPFDEEIDPGFSVTPEEPTTPSTPSTPSTPSIPSTPSTPSIPSTPVYPSTPSIPSTPTVPSIPSTGQIPIYPCLFCGGDPWIAGAIRLLNTAVGYNSLRIYIDGMLAATALDFAQLTGYRRISRGYHTFLAVDEAQNISTSKSIYIDSGMATIAFTNGPAGLNILSIPDPSCPASFPGGCLRVCNLAWYSGNLNVSVGNLTFQSVSFGQPTSFSSLNSGSYPLRISRSERPGNTLISSTLRITSGRIHTLYVFNWNPSPDTIQTLLTSDRRG
- a CDS encoding ABC transporter substrate-binding protein, which gives rise to MKSRRFLHYLTTDNSRGGNRAARRFVSVSAALAMTAALAGCSASGSRNVSETTGQTEAESVSEASSEQSQETEVSQSRDLIRVGSLKGPTSMGLVHMMNDESLSETYDFTMAAAADELLASMVSGELDIALLPANAASVLYNKTEGKIQVIDINTLGVLYLVSGDPSITSWADLAGKTVYLTGKGTTPDYVLQYLLREQAAANGFDAGDVKLEYKSEATEIASLLSENPDAVGLLPQPFATVAMSQNEALRLVFDMTSEWDKVQGEGGSRLVTGVTVVSDSLIETNSEAVAEFLDAHEESAALALSEPDETAALVVKEGIIEKEPVAKKALPYCSIVYIEGEEMKSALSGYLEVLFEQDPKSVGGALPGDDFYYLAQ
- a CDS encoding MarR family winged helix-turn-helix transcriptional regulator translates to MKDAGERNVESPDGRSASPDWRVMWKWMQQIHCFSRNMTKQQQNRELTMGEMEVLAVVSLESETTPMRLSRATGMKLEAVSRTLRSLEAKGCIRRKKLLSDARSVLITLTERGEELLKKDCGLFLGPLYRLEREMGEKTRELLALIEQANWLLSKAEQEREKKQAESSEKGEENEVL
- the ytvI gene encoding sporulation integral membrane protein YtvI, producing MEIQKRKNFIINFLYFTIILLAAFILIKYGLPMVAPFAAGFVIAYLLRTPVCFLSKRLRMKKKAAAVLTVLVFYCTVGLLIFLMSVKAFSAVKGFLFNLPALYAAHVEPILSDIYSGIEQSFLHMDPALLTALEELMTQFSQSLGQMVSSLSRLAMGYVSGVASSLPGIFISLLLLIISTFFISADYDRLTGFCLLQLDEKRREIFLLIKEYVVGTLFVCIRSYALIMSITFLELSIGLTVVGVENSIFIAFLIAIFDILPVLGTGGVMIPWIVLEALKMNFSMALALLLVYLFVTVVRNIIEPKIVGAQIGLHPVVTLSSMFVGAQLFGVLGLFGFPICLSLLRYLNENGVIRLFRMEENTNSRQDRGNASDKKI
- a CDS encoding FUSC family protein, whose product is MRFYDALQLDPAVLKDRIKKAPDGRERLWFMTALLVRDVLLVAFAIVFILFLTSVFGQENSSMAVIIFCILLSIRFVSFGYKAKHSVINLAAVFGILTVSPVYAQHLGPLAGFAVHFISLSLILVITCEYPEMGNGGLYLFGYIFLAGNPVEGSALAGRAMMALVGFGLCGALLFFRHRKKHKNVSFLHVVGRMSIYDPKCQWQLRLALGLSLLFLLNRALNLNRFMWAGFACSSLLSSYPVNLRGRLAERAGGIVLGSLLFAAVYRHIPESFLFMVGPAAGLCLGICSSYFAKTVLNCFGALLMAAGTYGLSAAVSVRIVNNLLGIAFGLLFFKVYEKAVRAVCALLERLKKREADSMQRENQGPAGEAG
- a CDS encoding ABC transporter permease, with translation MTFSGRSETGRPRLRRAAVILFWISLWQAAAVLIENSIIFVGPLDVVRALFLQLPTEEFWLSLSFSVLRITAGFLLAFFLAAIAGTASFFLPVLKEFLAPAVLLMKSIPVASFVILALIWIGSENLSVFISFMVVFPMIYESTLSGLSGADAQLLEMACVFRISGLRKFRAIYLPALLPYLAGSCRFALGMGIKSGVAAEVIGLPSFSIGEQLYTSKIYLETANLFAWTLVIIAVTALLERLFLLLMNCLLKMQGK